A segment of the Trifolium pratense cultivar HEN17-A07 linkage group LG7, ARS_RC_1.1, whole genome shotgun sequence genome:
GATCACATATTAGCTACTAGTAAGTAGAAACCAGTCCCATGTTCACTATAATTCATCGTCACTATCAGCAAGCTCAAGACCTTCTGCGGCTAAGAGCTGGCTGATAGtcttcttcatttcttcttcaGCCTTTTTTCGCATTAGATCTCTCTTCTTCAGTATAAGTGTGTGCCTTTTAAGGGTACTGCTGAAATGTGCAGCTGAAGCCTTCTTTTCTCTTGCCAGAATCTTCTTTTCTTCATCTGGATCAATCTGAGATTTCATAAAATACTTCCAGTCATATGCAAGGGAGGGAAATGGAACATGGTTCTGAGTAGAGATGAAATATGTGATACTGACAGCGACATTTTTCAACACCAGATTCTTTGGTGAAAAACAACTATCTGTGATGTTTATGTATGAAGCTGGGAGCCTAGGACCATGCATTCTTTTAGTTCACTCAAAAATGGAAGTGAAATGTAACAAAAACTTTATTTGTATGAAGAAAACCAAGTCGATACAATCATTTAAAGTCCAATACCTTTGAACGAGAAAGTTGACGCACGCGAACATTCAAATCGCGCTGTTGCTGCTCAGCCCAAGCAGCAATTGCCATATCACCCCGTTGATTAAAagcttttctctttttcataaGCCAATCCATCCATGCTTGAGATGCCTGAAGGACACATCAAACACATCAATCTAAAATAAGAAAAGTGATCTATTCTAGTTGtaacaagaagaaaaagaacGCATTCAATCCATTAAGAGTTTTCAAGGCAATGGTTGAAGATATTTCCATTTTAGGCTGTATCACAGATATAACTTATAAGAGTGGAAAGAAAATAATTCAAAgtgtttatttaaataataataataataataataataataataataataataataataataataataattcaaagtGACTTCTCTGGGAAAAAGATGAAACAGTAGTTATTAGTTGAGGTTCATCTCGGTCTTTCATGCTTTTAGCTTTAATGCAAAGGGTATAGAATCATAATATCACTTTCATTCCTATATCATTAATAAAGGTGATTCGATTAGTCATAtcagtagtattttttttctttcggaaactcggtatccggcccttaggaccgactaatccaaggggaccaatccccccgcccacttgcggggcaTATCAGTAGTAATTAATAGTATTTTACTAGCATTTAGTTTGCTGTATCCACATCATATTATGATTCATTAGTTTTACTGACCAGCTTAAAAAGGAGAGGAAGAAATTGAAACAGAAACTATTAATCACATCATATTATGATTCACATGAAATCCCAATAACAATATAAAAAGTTCCGAACACAGGAAATGAATGTGCAAAATAGAATGCTGAGTTCCCATAATTGATAATGAAGTACCTAGTCAACCACTGGTAAccacaaaaataaaagtattacCTTCATAGGATTAACCCGATTATCCATGTCATATAGTTTTCGCCTATCTGTATCTATAAGCAATTCATAAGCAGCTTGAATCTTGATAAACCTAGCTTCAGCCGTTTCACCTTCCTCAAGGGTTCCTCTTCCATTATACACTTGAAGAGCAAAGTAAAAAGAGATTACTACATACCGAGAGTTTACATTCatctttatttaaaaacacTAGCACATAAGAACCATATCACAACTAACAATATGTTTGGAAACGCGGTAAGATGTACTGAACGCACAATAACTGCACAGTACAGTACCACCGTGGAAATTGTTCTTTCCAAACAAACGCAGTTGGAGATACACTTGCAAGTCAAAACTGCTTTGAAGGAACACACTTCTGTAGAATAACAAAAGATCTTACATGTTCGAGCAGACTAACATTCAAAACAAAATGGTAACTGCTAAGTAGTTGGCGTTACTTAGCTTCATCTTAAATGAATAAAACACTATATTTCTGCTAGATATGATTAATACagaatcaaattcaaatatagaATGAGACCATCTGTTGTAAAACGGTTTACTGAGttttaaaaaacagaaaacgaatttttcaaaaaatggcAACGAAACTATTATTGCTGAGTcacgtactaggtcgctttctttaagacgtttcgcggaactactcgaagaagtgcactgtagtatatcaaccgcgaagtccccaggatataAATTCTACGGTTTATAACCGTTCAGattttgaaacaacaaaaataatttcgaagaagaaaaatgagagaaggaaagaagcagttttctcagaatgcagagaaaaagaagtgagtAACAACTGAAGAAATGAagtggtatttataggcaagtagggagctggaatcagagAGTTTTCAGGAGCTGAAGCTGCTCAGTCAAAGGAAAAACTGAGCTGAACCGAACCGAGCCGGCCGGACGgcgcgtgtgatattcgacattgtgtgtggtctccctttcttacaaaagtgggtaccccaggAGCTGAAGCTGCTCAGTCAAAGGAAAAACCGAGCCGAACCGAACCGAGCCGGCCGGACGGCGGCGGCGCGTGTGATATTCaacattgtgtgtggtctccctttcaaaagtgggtaccccaagggcagcTGAAGCTGCTCAGTCAAAGGAAAAACCGAGCCGAACCGAACCGAGCCGGCCGGACGGCGGCGGCGCGTGTGATATTCaacattgtgtgtggtctccctttcaaaagtgggtaccccaagggcagcTGAAGCTGCTCAGTCAAAGGAAAAACCGAGCCGAACCGAACCGAGCCGGCCGGACGGCGgcgcgtgtgatattcgacattgtgtgtggtctccctttcttacaaaagtgggtaccccaagggcacacccttggttgccaacttgtggtatataaacactaccaagtagtgtgatttttccaatgtgggactcaaagagcctttttttcaattcacactatacatggttctaacaaatgtgtttacttcaataccaagtttcctccaattcttcatcatgttccaacaccATCACAATCAGAAATTGAGAAACACAGATCATAACTCCATAATAATACACTAAAATTAAGATACAGATACATACCATCTGGATGATAAAATTTGGCCAAACGTCTATAAGAAATCTTTATCTGTTCATCATCAGCATCTCCTTCCAATTCTGTTGTTTCACCATACACAATTGAAGAACAAACATTCAAAACAAAGCAAAGTATCCACAAAAAATTACTTACTACAAAAAAGACCAACATCACAAAAGCATGCTTTTAACAGTGAAAACAAACCCAAACACattcatttcttattttcatcattaCCCATCATTGAAATAATTAATCTTTGAACCATTAATTGATGAATTAGAATTATACCAGCAAATTTCTGAGAAATTattcttgaaaatgaaaattaccaATTTTTAGctgttaaattaattttgaccaatttttacaTAAAGGAGcaaaattgaaagtgaaaattTACCAATTTTGAGCAATTTTCACTAAAAAGGAACAAACTTGAAAGTGAAAATTACCAAGAGTTTCATATGGGGACTTGGGTTGATCCCAATTTGTTGCTTTCGCAACAGTTCTCTTCTGATTCAATCGAAACCGAGGCATAGGTCTGCTCAAATCCGAAGAAACTAGCCATGTAGAATACAACCAAGGCGATTGCAATTGCAAATTGGGTTTACAATTAGGGTTCGAAAACGAAGCTCTGAATCGAAATTGATGTCTGCAATTGATAAACGAGAACACTGTTTGGGGTTTGCATAAGGTTCTAAGATTGCTCATATTTTTCCTTTGATTTTCGAAGCTAAAGAGGTTTTCGGTGTTCAGTTATAACGAACAGCCATGAATCTTACAGAATCTtttgatttttctattttactaatttttctCGAAAAGGAAATtctgattttcttttttcatttttcgaTGAATGATAGCCgagaaaattctttttttttttttcccggGAAACTTGTGGACAGTTTGGCTTCTTTTCGTGTATAATATGACCGTTATGCCCATTAAGTGTCTTCTAAAATAGCTAACATAAACATACATTTAGCTTTTTTAGGGGTTGGCTTTTCTACCCAATTTAATTGAGAAAAAGTTCTATGGGGTAAGTAGTTTTTTATTGTGATTGATTATTATTGATCTGGCATGATCAGAATTAATAGTCGACATCGAGCAGCGAACCGTTAAGGTTGAAGTTGCTGGGAGTATCTGCAAACACTCTGACGCTTTATGTGAACGTGAAGTGATGGTTTAGGGTAGGAATTGCACATGTGAGTCCTTCTTGGATAGAAGTATACATAGGCCCGTCGGGAAGCCTCTAGTCATTGATGAGAAGAATGTTGCAGAATGTCTCATCAATGATTAGAATGAATCAAGGTCATTAAATCCTTGATCGACTCTGAAGAcattaaaaaggaaaaagattCTGCCCATTGTGATCCGTGGAGTCATGGACTTATGGATTGGGCGTGTTAGGTCCTTTTGATCTTGATCATGCATATTGGCGAGCATGGACTTTAGCCCTGTCTCGAATAATTATTGCGTGATATTTTTACAATAGTACTGCAAAGGATCTGGATCCCTTATTGAATTGTGTGTATTAGTACAAAATGAAAGGAAATCAAAGTTAAGGTGGTCGGATAATATGACAAAGCGCTCCAAATGATCAAGCCTTGAGGTCTGTCGCCTTTGGTATAGTTGGGATATTAGAGTACTGAAACATTTTAGTTAGAAATAGAATACATTTCATGAAAATAGAGGAGAGGTTGTCGGAAACACAATAGAGTTGTTGCACGGTGGTGTTGCAAGAGAGAAAGCGACAAATGGATATAATATAACAAACCATCTTTTGAATGATGATGGCCATGAAACAACATTGTGGTGGTGAGAACTTAAAATTGATCATTTGTGTATCAGTGTATACACGACCAGTCCCATTGAATTGAGATGATTTATGTCCCTCTTCAATCACAATAAAATTCAAGTTTTGAAGTTAAAATGCTAAATAATGGATCCTTAgcatttttgtgtttcaaaagaTACTAAAACATAGATGAACTCCTTTTCCATTCAATATATAATATGTACAACCATACTCTAAACTAAATAGCATCAAATCACATAATTTAACCTATTGCTAGTTGCTACGTACACAGCATTAAGTTTTGTTTATACACATATCATATATATTCAACCAAAATTCCAACAACTGTTCTGTAAACCACATAGCAGATTATGTTGTTGAACCTCTTCCTCTAAGGAGTAATCCTAGGCGATATCACGGAGTCACATGGACGAGAAGTCCAACGAGATCCAAGAGTACGAAGACGATGAAAGTATTCCCCAAGAGCAATCAAACCCCTAGCAGCTTGGTGTGTAGACAGGATTCGTGACATGTATATCAGAGTTTCCCGCCTAAGGTGATCTGCCTGTGGACAAACATATCgttttattttagttataataTTAACTTTGTTACAACTTTGCATACGgttacatttgcattttcatAAATCTAGTATCAAAAAGGGTAGATAGAAATtttagtgaaaatagtaaatttgtagggactaaaaatatatttaaacatttGCGATAATCATTTGGCTATTCCTAGTTAAATCAAATTTCCTGGTGTTAAATTACCTGACTTACAAAACTTTCTAGTGCCTCAAATTTTGTTATAGCAATAGCCATTTGAAATCCATGATTTGTTGCACTGAAAGGATCAACTGCCATGTCTTGAACCAAACTCTGCTGAAGTTTCTCTAGTCCTTGTGAAAGAGCATCTTCGGCTTGCTGAGATGATAGGTGAAGTTTTTTAATGCTGGCAAGTTGTTGTTCGGTCAAAGGGTCAAGTTGCGGCACAATGAGCTGTATAGCGAAAGAAAAAAAGGCGAATAATGGTTAGTGATTCATTGAGGTTTCCACATTATCAACTTTTCTAATCTAAGTCGCTATTAGGATAAGATGTGTACATTTAGAAGCTGTGAGGGGCGGGCTCCTCCGATCCATAAGAAAAGGCGCTCTACGGACGGTTTCCACACACCAGAGATTAAATAGAGGACATCGGATTTTGCAGCTTCAGCTTTCAATCTGAAAAGATCCGTGTAATGGCTCAATACATTCTGAACAACTTGACCGAGCTGCACTTCGGACGCGTTAGCTTGAAATACGTTTCTGAGCTCTTCGTTTCGCCTATGATTCTCGTCAACCCAATTTCCATATTCAATTTCAAACGCAACAATCCCTACTTTACATAACACAAAGATCACTCACAAAAATGtaacaagaataaaaaatattagggAAGCTTGAAATTGACATCAAGAATCACAAACCTGGATTTATTGTTTCTGGTGATCCCATAAAAGTGGTATCTAATGCATTGCCAGTGCACATACCCTGCAACTAGAGTTGAAATTTTAGTATATGCTTAAAAGCGACAAATTAAGCGGCATAACATAATACAATATAAATCAGAAGTAAAAGTAAAGatgataaattaaattttaggtTTGGTTTACCTGTTTTCTTGCTCTTCCAATCTCTAGCTCCAATTGCATAAGCTTCAATCTACTTGTTTCTAATTGTTGAACATAAGCCTACATAACATTAAAGTATAGGTTTTATATTCATGTATGTATTAGGTAAATGCTAGTTAGTTAGAACAGATAAAATGACTAATACTTGCTAGTGGTTACCAAATTTATATTACCTTTTTGCGCAATCGACTTTTCCGAGCAGCCTCTCGATTTTGAGCGAGGCGTCGTAGCACCTACACATATAATGTCAGAGacaaataaaaacaactcaAAATCATTCATGTTTTATGTTACATCTTTGTCACAATATCTTGGACAAAACTCAAAATGTCACAATTTCTTATGTCATGATGAAATTTCATTACCTTACTAACATCTTTATTTGTAGTCTCTTGATTGACTTCAGAAGGCTCACTTGGTTCATGAGGAATATATTCAGACTGCAAAATACACATTCATATAAAATGAGGCTAAACTATATAAAcatacaaattaaactaaacaacatattaatcaattttattaatattgttactCACCTTGTTCTCCATGCTAGTAGTAGTGTTGACCAGTAACATTGGTGAAGCAATTGAATTCAAACCACCTTCAACTTTAAAGCTGTCACCCCACATGCTAACTTGCTGGAGTGGCTCGTATATATCcattaattttctttaatcTCTCACTAAATCCAATTGATAAAAGTGGATTTTTCTACCTAATCATaatattcaaaacataaaacatTAATTTGATACCATCTTATGGTAACATGTTAATTAAACTaatcactataaaaaattctaaaactcTCAAAACAGCTGTCTCCTAATTCAGTAATTTCAGTCATTTGCTAATTGCTATGATTCATTCCAATACTCAAAAACTTATAAATACACCCCCATCCAAAAAACCAACACCCCCCCTCTCCCTAAAAcaaataaagagaaaaataaaccTTGCCAGATTCTCCAGCAAACAAAGTAACACTAATCATAACTATaatgaataaataattaaaaaataaataaaattagaacaTGTTGACAGTAGTTTATTAACACTATCTAAGTAAAATTTTACGTATAACAGAATCATTAGACTATAATTATATAGTACTATACTAGAGATTGAAGAATAGAAAACCAACCTATAAAGATAGCTAGCTAACTTTGAAAGAATTTGTAACCTGAAATTTTGGTTAGTTCATGAAAGACCCTTCTGATTGATGCTgagaattgaatatatatatatatatatatatatatatagttgacAAACACACTAGCTAACTTAG
Coding sequences within it:
- the LOC123896932 gene encoding transcription factor TGA3-like isoform X3, coding for MDIYEPLQQVSMWGDSFKVEGGLNSIASPMLLVNTTTSMENKSEYIPHEPSEPSEVNQETTNKDVSKVLRRLAQNREAARKSRLRKKAYVQQLETSRLKLMQLELEIGRARKQGMCTGNALDTTFMGSPETINPVGIVAFEIEYGNWVDENHRRNEELRNVFQANASEVQLGQVVQNVLSHYTDLFRLKAEAAKSDVLYLISGVWKPSVERLFLWIGGARPSQLLNLIVPQLDPLTEQQLASIKKLHLSSQQAEDALSQGLEKLQQSLVQDMAVDPFSATNHGFQMAIAITKFEALESFVSQADHLRRETLIYMSRILSTHQAARGLIALGEYFHRLRTLGSRWTSRPCDSVISPRITP
- the LOC123896931 gene encoding protein tumorous imaginal discs, mitochondrial isoform X2, which gives rise to MSNLRTLCKPQTVFSFINCRHQFRFRASFSNPNCKPNLQLQSPWLYSTWLVSSDLSRPMPRFRLNQKRTVAKATNWDQPKSPYETLELEGDADDEQIKISYRRLAKFYHPDVYNGRGTLEEGETAEARFIKIQAAYELLIDTDRRKLYDMDNRVNPMKASQAWMDWLMKKRKAFNQRGDMAIAAWAEQQQRDLNVRVRQLSRSKAPSFIHKHHR
- the LOC123896932 gene encoding transcription factor TGA3-like isoform X1, with product MDIYEPLQQVSMWGDSFKVEGGLNSIASPMLLVNTTTSMENKSEYIPHEPSEPSEVNQETTNKDVSKVLRRLAQNREAARKSRLRKKAYVQQLETSRLKLMQLELEIGRARKQLQGMCTGNALDTTFMGSPETINPVGIVAFEIEYGNWVDENHRRNEELRNVFQANASEVQLGQVVQNVLSHYTDLFRLKAEAAKSDVLYLISGVWKPSVERLFLWIGGARPSQLLNLIVPQLDPLTEQQLASIKKLHLSSQQAEDALSQGLEKLQQSLVQDMAVDPFSATNHGFQMAIAITKFEALESFVSQADHLRRETLIYMSRILSTHQAARGLIALGEYFHRLRTLGSRWTSRPCDSVISPRITP
- the LOC123896932 gene encoding transcription factor TGA3-like isoform X4; the encoded protein is MDIYEPLQQVSMWGDSFKVEGGLNSIASPMLLVNTTTSMENKSEYIPHEPSEPSEVNQETTNKDVSKVLRRLAQNREAARKSRLRKKAYVQQLETSRLKLMQLELEIGRARKQGMCTGNALDTTFMGSPETINPGIVAFEIEYGNWVDENHRRNEELRNVFQANASEVQLGQVVQNVLSHYTDLFRLKAEAAKSDVLYLISGVWKPSVERLFLWIGGARPSQLLNLIVPQLDPLTEQQLASIKKLHLSSQQAEDALSQGLEKLQQSLVQDMAVDPFSATNHGFQMAIAITKFEALESFVSQADHLRRETLIYMSRILSTHQAARGLIALGEYFHRLRTLGSRWTSRPCDSVISPRITP
- the LOC123896931 gene encoding pre-mRNA-splicing factor cwf23 isoform X1 gives rise to the protein MSNLRTLCKPQTVFSFINCRHQFRFRASFSNPNCKPNLQLQSPWLYSTWLVSSDLSRPMPRFRLNQKRTVAKATNWDQPKSPYETLELEGDADDEQIKISYRRLAKFYHPDVYNGRGTLEEGETAEARFIKIQAAYELLIDTDRRKLYDMDNRVNPMKASQAWMDWLMKKRKAFNQRGDMAIAAWAEQQQRDLNVRVRQLSRSKIDPDEEKKILAREKKASAAHFSSTLKRHTLILKKRDLMRKKAEEEMKKTISQLLAAEGLELADSDDEL
- the LOC123896932 gene encoding transcription factor TGA3-like isoform X2 codes for the protein MDIYEPLQQVSMWGDSFKVEGGLNSIASPMLLVNTTTSMENKSEYIPHEPSEPSEVNQETTNKDVSKVLRRLAQNREAARKSRLRKKAYVQQLETSRLKLMQLELEIGRARKQLQGMCTGNALDTTFMGSPETINPGIVAFEIEYGNWVDENHRRNEELRNVFQANASEVQLGQVVQNVLSHYTDLFRLKAEAAKSDVLYLISGVWKPSVERLFLWIGGARPSQLLNLIVPQLDPLTEQQLASIKKLHLSSQQAEDALSQGLEKLQQSLVQDMAVDPFSATNHGFQMAIAITKFEALESFVSQADHLRRETLIYMSRILSTHQAARGLIALGEYFHRLRTLGSRWTSRPCDSVISPRITP